AACGGGTGGTGGACTGGCAGGCGCCGGGGCCGGTGGCGAGGGCGGCCGCCGGGATGTCCGGGCTGGAGACGATGCGGGCGATCCGCGACGGCATCCTGCCGGAGCCGCCGATGGCCAGGCTGATCGATTTTCGGCTGCGCGTCGCCGAGCCCGGCCGGATCGTGATGGAAATGGAGCCGCACGAGGCGCTCGAAAACACCATCGGCTTGCTGCATGGGGCGACCGCGGCGGCCCTGCTCGACACCGCGATGGGCTGCGCGATCTCCACCATGCTGCCGGCCGGGCAGGGCGCGGTCACCCTCGACCTGAAACTCAGCTACCTTCGACCCTTGTCGGTCAAGTCGGGCACGATTTCCGCCGAGGGAAAGCTCGTCAAGCTCGGCCGCCAGACCAGCTACGCCGAAGGCTCGGTTCGCGACGGCAACGGCAATCTTGCAGTGCACGCGACGGCGACGTTCTCGATGGTCGGCGAAGCCACCTGAAGCAAATAAGATGCAGCATTGTTCGGCGCCAAATGCTATCAAGCGCCATTATATGACTGCAAACATCTTATGGGACCGCCGATGCGCTATTCCAGGGAACACAAGCTCGAGACCCACGCCCGGATCGTGAAGAAAGCCTCGGTGCGGCTTCGCGAAAAGGGCGCGCACGGCATCGGCGTCGCCGACCTGATGAAGGAGGCCGGGCTGACCCATGGCGGGTTCTACGCCCACTTCGACTCCCGGGAAGCGCTGGTGATCGAGGCCTTCGGCTATGCGATGGACCGCTCGACCGAGCACTGGCGCAAGCTCGCCGCCGCGACGGCGCCGGAAAAGCGGCTGGCGGCGATCGTGGATTCCTATCTGACCTCGCTGCATCGCGACGATCCCGGCCATGGCTGCTCGCTGACGGCGCTGGGCGCGGAAATCGCCCGTGAGAGCCCGAAGGCCCGCAAGGCGTTCGCGGCCAAATTGGAGCAGATGATCGACATGCTGGCGGCGCAGCTTCCGGAACTGACGCGCAAGGCCGCTCGCAAGCAGGCGATATCAGCGCTCGCGACCATGGTGGGCACGCTGGTACTGGCCCGCATCGCCGGCACCGGCGATTTTTCCGACGAAATTCTGGGCGCCGGGCGTGAGGCCACGCTGGGCCGCGCGGCGCCGGCGAAGCCTGCGGCGAGGAAATCCCCGTCGAATTAGGTTGGCCGGTTAAACAACGCGCGCTCGCGCTCCACCGTCTCGTAGATGTAATCGGCAACGGCGCGAATCCGCGCCAGGTCCTTGCTGTCGGCGTGCATCAACAGCCAGAAGGTGCGCGAGATCGAGATTTCGTCCGGCAATACCGGACGCAGTTCGGGATGCGCGGTCGCCATGAAGTGCGGCAGCACCGCAATCCCGAATCCGGCGATGGTGGCGTTGAGCTGCGCGATCAGATTGGCGCTGCGGAATTTGGCCGAAATCTTCGGCGAGACCTGCGGCAGATAGTCCAGTTCGGGCGTGAACAGCAAGTCCTCGATGTAGCCGACGAAGCGGTGCCGGGGCAGGTCGCTGCGGGTCGCGATCGCAGGGAAACGATCGAGATAGGCCGGCGCGGCATAGAGCCCGAGGCTGTAGTCGAGCAGCTTGCGCCCGACGATCCGGCCCTCCTTCGGCATCGACAGGCTGATCGCGATGTCGGCCTCGCGCTTCGACAGGCTGAACAGCCGCGCGGTGGCGACGAGCTGCAGATCGAGATCCGGATAGCGCTCGGTGAACCGCACCAGCCGCGAGGCCAGGAAGTGGCTGCCGAAGCCATCGGGCGCGCCGATCCGCACCGTGCCGGTCAGGTGGGCGCGCGACCCGCCGACCGCCTCCTGGTTGGCGACGATGGTCGATTCCATCGCCTCCGCGCTGTCGGCGACGCGCTGGCCGGCTTCGGTCAGGAGGTATCCGCTCTTGCGGCGATCAAACAGCTTTGCCGAAAGATGGCGTTCCAGCCGGTCGACACGCCGGATCACGGTGGCATGATCGACGCCGAGCTGTTTGGCAGCCGCGGAGACCGATCCGCCGCGCACAATGGCCAGCACGAAGCGGAAGTCATCCCAGTCGATCATGCCGCCTTGATCCTGCATTTGCGCACATCTATGGTGCAACATCTCGGACTTGAATACTACAAAATGCGGGTCCAAAGGGTCTGAAAGCGATCCAGCCGGGACCAGGGAGATCATTCAATGCGCTTAATCGGACATTTCATCGGCGGCCGCGAGGTCAAGGGCACATCGGGACGTACGGCCGACGTTTTCGAGCCGATGACCGGTACGGTCCAGGCCAAGGTCGATCTGGCCACCAAGGCCGAGCTGCGCGCCGCCGTCGAGAACGCCAAGGCCGCGCAGCCGGAATGGGGCGCGACCAACCCGCAGCGCCGGGTTCGCGTTCTCATGAAATTCCTCGAACTGGTGGCGCGCGACAACGATGCCCTGGCCGAATTGCTCGCCCGCGAACATGGCAAGACCCTTCCCGACGCGAAGGGCGACATTCTGCGCGGCGTCGAGGTGGTGGAGTTCGCTCTCGGCATTCCGCAATTGATGAAGGGTGAATATACCGAAGGCGCCGGCCCGGGCATCGATATCTATTCGATGCGCCAGCCTCTGGGAGTCGTCGCCGGCATTACCCCGTTCAATTTTCCGGCGATGATTCCGATGTGGAAATTCGCGCCCGCGATCGCCTGCGGCAATGCCTTCATCCTGAAGCCATCGGAACGCGACCCCGGCGTGCCGATGAGGCTTGCGGAACTGATGCTGGAGGCGGGGCTCCCGCCGGGCATCCTCAACGTGGTCAACGGCGACAAGGAAGCGGTCGACGCCATCCTCGACGATCCCGACATCCGCGCCGTCGGCTTCGTCGGCTCTTCGCCGATTGCGCAGTATATTTATGAACGGGCGGCGGCGACCGGCAAGCGCGCACAATGCTTTGGCGGCGCCAAGAACCACGCCATCATTATGCCTGACGCCGACATGGATCAGACCGTGGATGCGCTGGTCGGCGCCGGATACGGCGCTGCGGGCGAGCGCTGCATGGCGGTATCGGTGGCGGTTCCCGTCGGCAAGACCACGGCCGACCGGCTGATGGAAAAGTTGATTCCGCGCGTCGAGAATCTGAAGATCGGGCCCTCGATCGATCCGACCGCCGATTTCGGTCCGCTTGTGACCAAGGAGGCGCTCAACCGCGTCAGGAACTATGTCGAGATCGGCATCAAGGAGGGCGCCAAACTCGCCGTCGACGGCCGCGGCTTCAAGATGCAGGGCTATGAGAACGGCTTTTACATGGGTGGTTGTCTGTTCGACAACGTCACCAAGGACATGCGGATCTACAAGGAAGAGATTTTCGGTCCTGTGCTGTCGGTCGTGCGCGCCCATGACTACGATGAGGCGCTGCGACTGCCGTCCGAACACGACTACGGCAACGGCGTTGCGATCTTCACGCGCGATGGCGACGCCGCGCGCGACTTCGCGGCCAGGGTCAATGTCGGCATGGTCGGGATCAACGTGCCGATCCCGGTGCCGGTCGCGTACTACACCTTCGGCGGCTGGAAACGTTCCGGCTTCGGCGATCTCAATCAATATGGACCGGATTCCGTGCGCTTCTACACCAAGACCAAGACGGTGACTTCGCGCTGGCCCTCCGGCGTCAAGGAAGGCGCGGAGTTCTCGATTCCGA
The sequence above is drawn from the Bradyrhizobium sediminis genome and encodes:
- a CDS encoding PaaI family thioesterase; this encodes MTAAGRIDTAESIDLFTAAWRRERVVDWQAPGPVARAAAGMSGLETMRAIRDGILPEPPMARLIDFRLRVAEPGRIVMEMEPHEALENTIGLLHGATAAALLDTAMGCAISTMLPAGQGAVTLDLKLSYLRPLSVKSGTISAEGKLVKLGRQTSYAEGSVRDGNGNLAVHATATFSMVGEAT
- a CDS encoding TetR/AcrR family transcriptional regulator — its product is MRYSREHKLETHARIVKKASVRLREKGAHGIGVADLMKEAGLTHGGFYAHFDSREALVIEAFGYAMDRSTEHWRKLAAATAPEKRLAAIVDSYLTSLHRDDPGHGCSLTALGAEIARESPKARKAFAAKLEQMIDMLAAQLPELTRKAARKQAISALATMVGTLVLARIAGTGDFSDEILGAGREATLGRAAPAKPAARKSPSN
- a CDS encoding LysR family transcriptional regulator, yielding MQDQGGMIDWDDFRFVLAIVRGGSVSAAAKQLGVDHATVIRRVDRLERHLSAKLFDRRKSGYLLTEAGQRVADSAEAMESTIVANQEAVGGSRAHLTGTVRIGAPDGFGSHFLASRLVRFTERYPDLDLQLVATARLFSLSKREADIAISLSMPKEGRIVGRKLLDYSLGLYAAPAYLDRFPAIATRSDLPRHRFVGYIEDLLFTPELDYLPQVSPKISAKFRSANLIAQLNATIAGFGIAVLPHFMATAHPELRPVLPDEISISRTFWLLMHADSKDLARIRAVADYIYETVERERALFNRPT
- a CDS encoding CoA-acylating methylmalonate-semialdehyde dehydrogenase, with amino-acid sequence MRLIGHFIGGREVKGTSGRTADVFEPMTGTVQAKVDLATKAELRAAVENAKAAQPEWGATNPQRRVRVLMKFLELVARDNDALAELLAREHGKTLPDAKGDILRGVEVVEFALGIPQLMKGEYTEGAGPGIDIYSMRQPLGVVAGITPFNFPAMIPMWKFAPAIACGNAFILKPSERDPGVPMRLAELMLEAGLPPGILNVVNGDKEAVDAILDDPDIRAVGFVGSSPIAQYIYERAAATGKRAQCFGGAKNHAIIMPDADMDQTVDALVGAGYGAAGERCMAVSVAVPVGKTTADRLMEKLIPRVENLKIGPSIDPTADFGPLVTKEALNRVRNYVEIGIKEGAKLAVDGRGFKMQGYENGFYMGGCLFDNVTKDMRIYKEEIFGPVLSVVRAHDYDEALRLPSEHDYGNGVAIFTRDGDAARDFAARVNVGMVGINVPIPVPVAYYTFGGWKRSGFGDLNQYGPDSVRFYTKTKTVTSRWPSGVKEGAEFSIPTMK